The following proteins are encoded in a genomic region of Pseudomonas sp. Os17:
- the hslV gene encoding ATP-dependent protease subunit HslV translates to MTTIVSVRRHGKVVMGGDGQVSLGNTVMKGNAKKVRRLYHGQVIAGFAGATADAFTLFERFEGQLEKHQGHLVRAAVELAKEWRTDRSLSRLEAMLAVANKDASLIITGNGDVVEPEDGLIAMGSGGAYAQAAASALLKKTDLSAREIVETALGIAGDICVFTNHTQTIEEQDLAE, encoded by the coding sequence TTGACCACCATCGTTTCAGTCCGCCGCCACGGCAAAGTCGTCATGGGCGGCGACGGCCAGGTTTCTCTCGGCAACACCGTGATGAAAGGCAACGCGAAAAAAGTCCGCCGGCTGTACCACGGCCAGGTCATCGCCGGCTTTGCCGGGGCCACCGCCGACGCCTTCACCCTGTTCGAGCGCTTTGAAGGCCAACTGGAGAAACACCAGGGCCATCTGGTGCGCGCCGCTGTCGAGCTGGCCAAGGAATGGCGTACCGATCGCTCCCTGAGCCGCCTGGAAGCCATGCTGGCCGTGGCCAACAAGGACGCCTCCCTGATCATCACCGGCAACGGTGACGTGGTGGAGCCGGAGGACGGCCTGATCGCCATGGGCTCCGGTGGCGCCTACGCCCAGGCCGCAGCCAGCGCCCTGCTGAAAAAGACCGACCTGTCGGCTCGCGAAATCGTCGAGACGGCCCTGGGCATCGCCGGCGACATCTGCGTATTCACCAACCACACTCAAACCATCGAGGAGCAGGATCTCGCGGAATAA
- a CDS encoding SPOR domain-containing protein has product MAAKKKPAPKRGASRYQAPAKKPIPGWLWLAIGLTIGAFIVFLMKLEPGKGGDSVKREKIEQQKASKIAEANKTPPSPQQPVKPKYDFYTLLPESEVIVPPEAVPEKTLPTPQVPPVPTTPVTPAEAAKIDTARAQAALAGITPPPAPPVAKAAPVTKFFLQAGSFRKQADADKVRAQIILLGQSVAVESGTVKDETWYRVLVGPFSNREQLTVAQKQLAGAGFSNLLLQQRQSR; this is encoded by the coding sequence TTGGCTGCCAAGAAAAAACCTGCACCCAAGCGTGGCGCCAGCCGCTACCAGGCCCCGGCCAAGAAGCCGATCCCGGGCTGGTTGTGGCTGGCCATCGGCCTGACCATCGGCGCCTTCATCGTGTTCCTGATGAAGCTCGAACCCGGCAAGGGCGGCGACAGCGTCAAGCGCGAGAAGATCGAACAGCAGAAAGCCAGCAAGATCGCCGAGGCCAACAAGACCCCGCCGAGCCCGCAGCAACCGGTGAAGCCGAAGTACGACTTCTATACCCTGCTGCCGGAATCGGAGGTCATAGTGCCGCCGGAAGCGGTGCCGGAGAAAACCCTGCCGACGCCTCAAGTGCCGCCGGTGCCGACCACCCCGGTCACCCCGGCGGAAGCCGCGAAGATCGACACCGCCCGGGCCCAGGCGGCCCTGGCCGGCATCACCCCACCGCCGGCGCCACCGGTGGCCAAGGCGGCGCCGGTGACCAAGTTCTTCCTCCAGGCCGGCTCGTTCCGCAAGCAAGCCGATGCCGACAAGGTACGAGCGCAGATCATCCTGCTGGGCCAGTCGGTGGCGGTGGAATCCGGCACGGTGAAGGATGAAACCTGGTACCGGGTATTGGTGGGCCCGTTCAGCAACCGCGAACAGCTGACCGTGGCGCAGAAACAACTGGCCGGCGCCGGCTTTAGCAATCTGCTGTTACAACAGCGCCAGAGCCGTTAA